A stretch of Exiguobacterium sp. BMC-KP DNA encodes these proteins:
- a CDS encoding FTR1 family protein gives MRYLRNLILLLVLLVAGQHAVPVHAASTDDLYVAIGQALSAVASEDRTALNQAINELDQAAHDLPEQQTAITKAVKQVDANRSAAFPEVREQLTTLSAAVRKQEEATKPKTDPVAKAKVKQLLSLTQEMRQVKASERQAAEQQLLTAWSSHESLVRNESVGHYGNIEMALASIRIAAARKPADTKEWAAALDQFDIAVQSFLDGDQVKAKKTGLQSLLTPLEQAQTALAANDLPKAKQALESFLKTWPRAEGEVRTRNEGLYSQLESDVPLLLARLTPETRKATAQELQSFENAIAQLQTKTRYTFVDAMLVMLREGLEALLIVSALVAFARKSQSKQEGKVWAGAGLGLLASGLLALILQTVFQASFAATGREQIEGYTGIVAVVVMLFVGYWLHSKSAVAKRKHFLSTLSTTSLFFVSFLTIFREGAETLLFYIGMAPAMTKTALLSGIGLAIVIIGLVSYAVIQIGVRLPIHRLFQVASWLIYLMAFKILGTSLHALQLTNVLPIHPINGLGTVGWLGFYPTLETLVPQVALIVLVALFTTWQKRRASSIQKAA, from the coding sequence ATGCGTTATTTGCGTAATCTTATCCTTTTACTTGTACTCCTTGTAGCCGGTCAACACGCGGTGCCTGTCCATGCCGCTTCGACGGACGATCTTTATGTCGCGATCGGACAAGCGCTGTCTGCTGTCGCAAGTGAAGATCGCACAGCACTCAATCAAGCAATCAATGAACTGGATCAAGCTGCTCACGACTTACCTGAACAGCAAACGGCAATCACAAAAGCCGTAAAACAGGTCGATGCCAATCGGTCGGCAGCGTTTCCCGAGGTCCGCGAGCAACTGACAACACTTTCTGCCGCTGTCCGAAAACAGGAAGAAGCAACGAAACCGAAGACGGATCCGGTTGCGAAGGCAAAGGTTAAACAGTTACTCTCATTAACTCAAGAGATGCGTCAGGTCAAAGCAAGTGAACGCCAGGCAGCAGAACAACAATTGTTAACCGCTTGGTCGTCGCATGAAAGTCTTGTTCGCAATGAGAGTGTCGGCCACTATGGCAACATCGAGATGGCGCTTGCCTCAATCCGGATTGCAGCGGCGCGAAAGCCCGCGGATACGAAAGAGTGGGCGGCGGCACTTGATCAATTTGATATTGCGGTTCAGTCATTCCTCGACGGAGATCAAGTCAAAGCGAAGAAAACAGGACTCCAGTCTTTGCTGACACCGCTCGAACAAGCGCAAACCGCACTTGCAGCAAACGACTTACCTAAAGCAAAACAGGCACTGGAATCGTTTCTGAAGACATGGCCACGCGCAGAAGGGGAAGTCCGAACTCGCAATGAAGGGCTCTATTCCCAGCTGGAGTCGGACGTTCCGCTATTACTCGCTCGTTTGACGCCTGAAACACGGAAAGCGACCGCACAAGAACTCCAGTCGTTCGAAAATGCTATTGCACAATTACAAACTAAGACCCGCTACACGTTTGTCGATGCGATGCTTGTCATGTTGCGCGAAGGTCTCGAAGCGTTACTAATTGTCAGCGCGCTCGTTGCCTTCGCACGGAAAAGTCAGTCGAAACAAGAAGGGAAGGTCTGGGCAGGTGCTGGTCTTGGTCTGTTAGCGAGTGGTCTGTTAGCGCTTATCTTACAGACAGTCTTCCAAGCTTCGTTCGCGGCAACGGGTCGGGAACAAATCGAAGGCTATACGGGCATCGTCGCGGTCGTTGTCATGTTGTTCGTCGGCTACTGGTTGCACTCAAAGAGCGCTGTCGCCAAACGAAAACACTTTTTATCGACGCTTTCAACGACATCCTTGTTCTTCGTCAGTTTTTTGACGATTTTCCGAGAAGGAGCAGAGACATTGTTATTCTATATCGGAATGGCACCAGCGATGACGAAGACCGCCTTACTGTCAGGAATCGGGCTCGCAATCGTCATCATCGGTCTTGTCTCATATGCCGTCATCCAAATCGGTGTCCGCTTACCGATTCATCGTTTGTTCCAAGTCGCGTCATGGTTGATTTATCTGATGGCGTTTAAGATTCTTGGGACAAGTCTACACGCGTTGCAACTGACGAACGTCTTGCCAATTCATCCGATTAATGGACTTGGAACGGTTGGTTGGCTCGGTTTTTATCCGACGCTAGAGACGCTCGTACCACAAGTCGCCCTCATCGTGCTGGTTGCTTTGTTTACAACGTGGCAAAAGCGGCGTGCGTCATCAATCCAGAAAGCAGCTTGA